One Paenibacillus sp. SYP-B4298 genomic window, TAGAAAGTAGAAATACCATCTCTTTGTTGCGACAGGCTGCAGGGGGCAGTATTAGAGCCTAAGCCAGAGGCAAGCAGAGACACACCGCGCAGCTTCGAGCGCGTGGTGTGTCTCTGCTTGATAGGGGGCGTTCCTCGCCGCGCCAACCTGCTCCTCTCATTCGTCCTGGCCTCTGGCTGCACCGCGCACAGCTCCCGGCGCACGCTCCGCTGCATGACGGCAGTTGGACGAACGCACCTCCTAAGCCTAGACCTGCTACGCGACATCACAGCTGGGAGTGGGTACGTTTGCAGAGCCAATGCGGTTTGATACGATTGAGCGGCTTGATTCAGCCTTATTTCGCTTCCTGTCGCTTATTCAGTCGAAAAACCGCTGACCCATCCTCAAGCTCAGCCTTGCGTATGAACCGACTGCCGATATTGTCCGGGCGTCTGCTCCTCCTGCTTTTTGAAGATGCGAATAAAGGTTTGCACATTGCCGTAGCCCACCTTCTCCGCAATGCCCGCCAGCGGCATATCCGGTTGCTGCACCAGCCATTGCTTCGCATGGTGAACCCGGCAGCGATTGATGGCCTCCAGCACTCCTAGCCCCTTTTGGCGTTTGTAGACCTTCGACAGATAAGAGACCGAGAACTGATACAGATCCGCGAGCTGCTGAACGCTCAGACTGGGGTCCATATAGTGCGCCTCGATATACCGATCGATATACTCCAGCTTCTTGCCCGTCGATTCATCCTTCTCTTCATAATGCAGGATCATCTCCTCGATAATCGCCATGATCTCCTGCTCCAGCCCGCGGATCGTCGATGCATTCAGCAGCCGTCCAATCGGATTCATGTCTGTGTAGAACTGCTCCTCCGCCGGGGTTTTCCGCATCTCGATCGCATTCAGCACCAGATTCATCAGGCCGAACATCCGGCATTTGAGCAGTTGGATCGACACGCCATCCGTGTAGCCATAGTAGCCGGTAATCATCTCCAGCTTCGCCTTGGCCTTATCATAGTTATGCTCCAGCATGTAGGACATGAAGTCTTGCTCCGCGCGGATCATATCGCTTCGATTCCATTGTGGATGAGGCTGTGTGAAGCTGCTGTCATAGCATATGACTCCTGTCTTGCCCGTCATGTTGGCATAATTGCAGGTCTGCTGCGCCTGCGCATAGGCGGCGGGTATACGGGACGCATCGTGGCATCCGCTGCTCAAGGACAGTTGCAGATCAGCGTCAAAGTAGTGAATGATGCAATCCCGCGCCTGCTCCAGCCTCCTCGCGATGTCCACATCCGCCCCCTCTTCCTCCGCCTGATCCGACCAGATCACCCCGGTAAGCTCGGCGTCTCTCCAAAAGAAGCAGTTATACGCTTCGCCCAGCATCTCCTTGGCAATATTATTGAGACAGATGAGCAAGATATGCTCACGCTCTCGAATGGGCAGCTCCTGCAATTTGCGACCGCTCGACACCACATGCACGATCACCACCACCCCATGTCGGTACGGCATGCCGAAGCTGTCGGCGAACAGTGGGTAGAGCTCCTCCGGCTTGAGCTGCTCCCGCAGCAGCCGGGAGAACTGCTTGGCGCGGATCGTCTCCTTCTCCTCTCGCAGCAGCGTCGTCAGCCGCGTATTATCCTCCACCATGCTGGAGATTTCCTGCTGCAGGCTTAGGAAGATGTCCTCATTCGACTCCGGCGGGGAGCCTGGCTTGCCTGAGCCCGTCTGGAACTTCTTCCTGAGCGTTAACACCGGACGATACCGACGGCTCGTCTCGATGTAGCCGACCGCGGCGGCCAGTATGATTCCGATACACAGATAGCCATACAGCATCGGCCGCAGCGCATAGATTTCCTTAAAATATTGATCCACCGGAACAACGGAGATATACTCCCAGTCCGCATGAGTCAGCCTCTGGCTCGTCACAACCTTGTGCCCAACGAAATTTTCTCCCTGCTGCATCGTTCCATAGGCGAACGGAAGATGTCCTGCCTCCCCTGTCGTCGCGATCAGCTCCCCGTCCGCGTCAACGAGATAGCCGAAGCTGGCACTTGGATCGCCCGCCTCCTGGTCCCCGATTATGAGACGCTCCAGCTCCTTGCGATCCAGCGCAACAATCGCCAGAGCGTATACCTCATGCGCGCCGCGGCGCTTGAGCGGACTGAAGTAATAGATCATATCGCCCGCCTTCATGAAGGTGTTCGTCAGACGGCCCTGGGCGAATTCGCGCCACGCCTCCCGGCTCATGCCGAACCGCTGCTCCGTGAACGTCCCCTGCTTATCCTGAATCAAGCTGTAGGAGCTGATATAACAGGCGCAGCCGCTGTAATAGACATAGACATCCTTAATGTTGCCATATAAGTAAAGCCCCTTCAGCTCCTCCGCCGCCTTGTGAAGCGCATAATAATCACTGCCGGCAAGCGGCGGTTCTATGAATGCGGCAGATACGAGCCTCTCATTGAAGGTGAGCGCCGAGACGCTCTGCTCGATATCCAGCAGCTTGCTGTCGATCAGCGTCCTGGCCTGCTCGGCCGACTGCCGCTGCGCCATAACGACTGCCCGTTCTGTGGCGTACAGCCCAACCATATATAGCAACAGGCCGAGCAGCAGAAACAACAGAATGACGCACATCGAGCTGATGAACCATCTGCGGAAGGTTCGTTCGCCGAACAACAGATTTTTTCGCCACAACAACCGCTCTCCGCCCCCTTTGCTACCCTCTATCAGATGAGCGGCTATTCCTCCTCCTCCACCCTCTTACTGCCGCGTATCCTATGACGACAACTGCCACGGGCAAGGCATAGATTCGGAACATCAGCGAATATCCGCTCTCCTCGATCATCCCGCCCGCCAGCGCCGGCGAGACGGCCTGCCCCAGATCGGCGCCGATGAAGAAGGTGCTGGTCGCTGCGCCGCGCCGCTGCGGTGTAACCGCTTGCACAACAGCGGCCTGCAGCGCTGGCTGAACAGCTCCGACCCCGAGCGCCTTGAGTACAGCAGCCGCGGCAAACAGCCCGAGCGCCTTCCCCTCTTGCGCCTGGCTCAGCAGGATGAACGCAAGGGCTATCCCCATCATACCGGGATAGAAGACAAATGAAAACCCCCGCCGATCTGCCAATCTTCCACAGATCAGGCGAGCGGTGAACAGTGCCAGTGCGCTGAGGGTGAAGTACCACCCCACTTGAACGATGCCCAGCGATTCGCCATACATCGCGATGTAGCTGACTTCGATCCCGTTAGCCGAGGAGATGGCCAGAGCGATCACGGCATAGAGCAGCGCTTCCCGCGCGAGGAAGTCGCTCGCCCTCAGACGGAGCCCGGCCCGCGCCTCCTGCTCCCTCTCCTCTCTACGCTCCTTGATCAGCGGCAGCAGCCCGAGCGAGGCGACGATGCAGAGCGCCGCAGCCATATACATCCGGCTGCTGCCCGCAGCCTCAGCCAGCGCCAAGCCGATGCCGGGGCCAGCCGCCATCGCCAGCGTCTGCGCCAGGCCGAAGTAGCCCATCCCTTCTCCCATTCGACCTTCCGGGATGTAAGCGGCGACCAATGCCATCGTCACCGTCGTCATCATGCCGAAGGACAGCCCATGGACAACCCGCAGCGCCATATAGACTGCCTCCTGCCCGGCTAACCCGTATCCTGCCACACAGATGCCATTGAGCAGCAGACAGAGCAGCAGCAGCCTGCGCTTGGCGAAGCGGTCGCACACCCAGCCGCTGAAGGGGCGAATCAGCATCGCAGCCAGCGGCATCGCCCCTATAATGGCTCCGGCGGCGGTCAATGTCATGCCAATCCCGACCAGATGGAGCGAGAGCGTCGTAGAGACCATATAGAAGCTGACATTGACGATGGCATTCAGCAGAAACAGGGCCGTGTACATCGGGTTCCATATATGCCTCGGCTTCATCTCCATCGTGGCCTAGCCCTGCGCATCACTGGCTCCGCCCCGTCAATTGCGCGCACCAGGCCATCACCTCGGGAATCATCATCCCCCAGAATGCCCAGTCATGCTTACCCGGACGCGCATGCCATTGCCCGCTCATACCGAGCTTGCCTGTCATATGGAGATAGGTCTGCTGCGCACTCCCGAATGCCAGATCCTCCGTGCCGCAGCACACATACAGCTCCGGCAGCTCCGCTCCGCTCTGGGCGGCCATGTCCCCCAGATGGACAATATCATGCTCCGTACCGACCAGACGGCTCATGTCCGTCGTACCGAACAGCTTCTGATTAATATCTGCGAAGGCGCTGCCAGGCGCAGGATCGCCCAGATCGATGAAATTGCCCGCCGACAGCACCGCAATACCCGCATAACGATCCGGCCGCATCAACCCCAGCTTATAGGCGCCATGTCCGCCCATCGACAGACCGCCAACCACATGATCGGCTCTGTCGCGGCTCAGCGGCATCATCGTACACAGCTTGTCGTACAGCTCATCAGCCACATAATCAAAATACCGCCCTAGCGGCCCGTTGGAATAGAAGCTGTTATCGCCAGAAGGCATCACAACAGCCACCCCATGCTGCTCGGCATACAGCTCCACAGCCGTATTACGCCACCAGCCGCTATCATTGTCACAGGCTCCATGCAGCAGCCACAGCACAGGATAGCTCTCCTGCTGACGGCTCTCCGGCAAGATCACCGCAATCTCCGTATGCCGCGTCAGCATCGCGGAATAGAACTCCATCTGTATAAAGGCCATTACGATTCCTCCTTCTCCGGTCGTGTCAGCGAATCCAAGAAGACCTGAATCCACTTGTCCCAGAACTCCCATGTATGACCAGCCTGCTCAGTGTAGAACTCATAGCGATACGGATTGTTCTCCAGCCCCAGGAAATGGCTGCGCAGCGCCAATCCCACCTCAAACCCATGATCATCGGTACCGACCGCATGGAAGATGCGCGGCAGCCGCTTGCCTTCCTCCAGATTGCGGATCGATTGCTGCAGCACATCATATTCAGTTCCCGCCAGCTCATCCGGGTCATCCACACCAAGATGAATCTGCGGCAGACTAGGCGCACCCTCGCCGCCCGGCGGTGGCGGGTAGCCCTTGATCGTGCGCAGATGCTCTAGCGGAATGACCGAGCTGGTCGACAGAACGCAGGCCGCCGCATACTTCTCCGGGTACCTGATTGCGAGTTGCATCGCACCGCCGCCGCCCATCGACAGACCGCCGATATACGTCTGCTCCCGCTCGCCGGTCAACTGCGGGAAGAAGCGACGCATGATGCTCGGCAGCTCCTCCACCATAAAGTCGCCATACGCCGGGCCAAGCGCCATGTTCAGCCAGCGGCTCGGGCCTGCAGACGGCATGACCACCGCGATGCGATGGGCCTTTGCATACCGTTCGATGGAGCTGTTGCTCAGCCAGGCTGTGCTGTTGCCGCTGCCCCCGTGCAGCAGATAGAGAACGGGAAT contains:
- a CDS encoding alpha/beta hydrolase, translated to MAFIQMEFYSAMLTRHTEIAVILPESRQQESYPVLWLLHGACDNDSGWWRNTAVELYAEQHGVAVVMPSGDNSFYSNGPLGRYFDYVADELYDKLCTMMPLSRDRADHVVGGLSMGGHGAYKLGLMRPDRYAGIAVLSAGNFIDLGDPAPGSAFADINQKLFGTTDMSRLVGTEHDIVHLGDMAAQSGAELPELYVCCGTEDLAFGSAQQTYLHMTGKLGMSGQWHARPGKHDWAFWGMMIPEVMAWCAQLTGRSQ
- a CDS encoding MFS transporter, with the protein product MEMKPRHIWNPMYTALFLLNAIVNVSFYMVSTTLSLHLVGIGMTLTAAGAIIGAMPLAAMLIRPFSGWVCDRFAKRRLLLLCLLLNGICVAGYGLAGQEAVYMALRVVHGLSFGMMTTVTMALVAAYIPEGRMGEGMGYFGLAQTLAMAAGPGIGLALAEAAGSSRMYMAAALCIVASLGLLPLIKERREEREQEARAGLRLRASDFLAREALLYAVIALAISSANGIEVSYIAMYGESLGIVQVGWYFTLSALALFTARLICGRLADRRGFSFVFYPGMMGIALAFILLSQAQEGKALGLFAAAAVLKALGVGAVQPALQAAVVQAVTPQRRGAATSTFFIGADLGQAVSPALAGGMIEESGYSLMFRIYALPVAVVVIGYAAVRGWRRRNSRSSDRG
- a CDS encoding alpha/beta hydrolase, whose translation is MALLQLHTFSKTLCSQTKIRVILPDGCKDESIPVLYLLHGGSGNSTAWLSNSSIERYAKAHRIAVVMPSAGPSRWLNMALGPAYGDFMVEELPSIMRRFFPQLTGEREQTYIGGLSMGGGGAMQLAIRYPEKYAAACVLSTSSVIPLEHLRTIKGYPPPPGGEGAPSLPQIHLGVDDPDELAGTEYDVLQQSIRNLEEGKRLPRIFHAVGTDDHGFEVGLALRSHFLGLENNPYRYEFYTEQAGHTWEFWDKWIQVFLDSLTRPEKEES
- a CDS encoding helix-turn-helix transcriptional regulator, whose protein sequence is MLWRKNLLFGERTFRRWFISSMCVILLFLLLGLLLYMVGLYATERAVVMAQRQSAEQARTLIDSKLLDIEQSVSALTFNERLVSAAFIEPPLAGSDYYALHKAAEELKGLYLYGNIKDVYVYYSGCACYISSYSLIQDKQGTFTEQRFGMSREAWREFAQGRLTNTFMKAGDMIYYFSPLKRRGAHEVYALAIVALDRKELERLIIGDQEAGDPSASFGYLVDADGELIATTGEAGHLPFAYGTMQQGENFVGHKVVTSQRLTHADWEYISVVPVDQYFKEIYALRPMLYGYLCIGIILAAAVGYIETSRRYRPVLTLRKKFQTGSGKPGSPPESNEDIFLSLQQEISSMVEDNTRLTTLLREEKETIRAKQFSRLLREQLKPEELYPLFADSFGMPYRHGVVVIVHVVSSGRKLQELPIREREHILLICLNNIAKEMLGEAYNCFFWRDAELTGVIWSDQAEEEGADVDIARRLEQARDCIIHYFDADLQLSLSSGCHDASRIPAAYAQAQQTCNYANMTGKTGVICYDSSFTQPHPQWNRSDMIRAEQDFMSYMLEHNYDKAKAKLEMITGYYGYTDGVSIQLLKCRMFGLMNLVLNAIEMRKTPAEEQFYTDMNPIGRLLNASTIRGLEQEIMAIIEEMILHYEEKDESTGKKLEYIDRYIEAHYMDPSLSVQQLADLYQFSVSYLSKVYKRQKGLGVLEAINRCRVHHAKQWLVQQPDMPLAGIAEKVGYGNVQTFIRIFKKQEEQTPGQYRQSVHTQG